The DNA region GGCAAGCAGGAGATGAACAACCTCATCCAGTTCGACGCGGCGGCCAACCCCGGCAATTCGGGCGGTCCGCTGGTCACCATGGACGGCGAGGTGGTGGGCATCGTCACCGCCATCCTCAACCCGACGCCCGCGCGCACCTTCCTGGGCATCGGATTTGCCGTCCCGATCGAGAACGCCGCCTCGGCCGCCGGCCTGCCGCCGTTCTGACCCCAGCCCATCCGTCCTTCGACCATCGACCATCGAGAAAGTTGAACTGCATGGAACAGACCGCCCGCCAGGACAGCGCCACCGCCAAGCTCATGGAGCAGATCCTCTACGAGGTCAAGCGGGTGGTCGTCGGCCAGGACCGCTTCCTCGAACGCGTCATGGTGGCCATGCTCGCGCAGGGCCACCTGCTGGTCGAGGGCGTGCCCGGGCTCGCCAAGACGCTGACGGTCAAGACCCTGGCCAGCACCGTGCGCGGCCAATTCAAGCGCATCCAGTTCACCCCCGACCTGGTGCCGGCCGACCTGGTGGGCACGCGCATCTACAACCAGAAGACCGGCGACTTCTCCACTTCGCTGGGCCCGGTGTTCGCCAACCTGCTGCTGGCCGACGAGATCAACCGCGCGCCCGCCAAGGTGCAGAGCGCGCTGCTGGAAGTGATGCAGGAACGCCAGGTCACCATCGCCGGGCAGACCCACAAGGTGCCCAATCCCTTCCTGGTGATGGCCACCCAGAACCCGATCGAGACCGAGGGCACCTACCCGCTGCCGGAGGCGCAGGTCGACCGCTTCATGATGA from Ramlibacter pinisoli includes:
- a CDS encoding AAA family ATPase, with the protein product MEQTARQDSATAKLMEQILYEVKRVVVGQDRFLERVMVAMLAQGHLLVEGVPGLAKTLTVKTLASTVRGQFKRIQFTPDLVPADLVGTRIYNQKTGDFSTSLGPVFANLLLADEINRAPAKVQSALLEVMQERQVTIAGQTHKVPNPFLVMATQNPIETEGTYPLPEAQVDRFMMKVLVDYPTDEEEYVIVERVTGPAVDVMPVATTEQLAALQQECRRVYVDPSLVQYAVRLVSATRTPDKHGMKDLGKFITFGASPRATINLVEGARALAMLRGRTYALPEDMSDLVPDVLRHRLVLSYEALSEGLSGDAVIGQIMGKIPAPPRPLEHEKLAA